The genome window GCATCGAGCGCAGCAACCACTTTAATACATTCACAGAAATCGCACGGCTGGCTGCAAATGGCGAGACGCAGGGCAGGACGCGTTACGAGTTTTTGGATGAAATGCCTGCCGCCGGAACCAACCATTACAGGGTTTGCATGACGGACGCGGATGACAGCATTGTGTTTTCGGCTCAGGCGGATGTTAATGTTCAATCAGAAACCGCCTCCTTTTATGTTGCTCCTAACCCGGCCTCTGCTTTGAAGATCTGCGTTTTTGGGCAAAACATAGATCCCGAATCATTAGAGCTCACCAGTTTTGCCGGTTTACGTATAGTCACCAAACATGAATTTAATACGCTGGGATCCGTTGATTTAATTCCGGCTCAGGCACTTTCGCCGGGTTTGTATTTATTATGCTATCAAAAAAATGGCATTAAAGAACATGCGAAAGTATTAGTTCCGTAAAATATTGTGCGCTTAATTTGTGTTGCTTAAGTATAAAAATTGCCTGCGATTCATCGTTAGGAAAGCGACGTTCTGATGAAAATAAATGGCTTGAAGCCTATGTTGAAAAAAGTGCAGCCGAAAGTGTGGTGGGCGGCATTAGCTGTCCTGGTTATCCTCGTCATTTCTTGGGGATTGGTGCGGAAAAAGAAGTCGGGACCGGAAGAAATTTTGGTCGATGGCAAAATGGTCTCCAAACTGGACCCTGTTCCTGTAAAAAATCCGGATGCAGCCACAGCGGCAAAAATTGCCAAAATTGAAGATATTTTCAGGCGTAAAAAAAGGGCTGGTTTCAATGGTAATGTGCTCATTGTTCAGAAAGGGCAAGTGCTTTATCAGGATTCCTTTGGTTTTGCCCATCTAAAAAAGAAGGATACACTGACCAGCGATTCGAGGTTTCAACTTGCCTCGCTTTCGAAGCCTTTTACGGCCATTGCCGTCCTTAAACTTGTGCAGGAAGGACGTGTTAGCCTGGATGATTCGGTGCAGCGGTTTTTTCCTGATTTCCCTTATCACGGCGTGAAAGTGGATATGCTTCTAAGCCACCGCAGCGGACTTCCCAATTACATTTATTCTTTTGATGATAGCGTGCGCCATGGCAAAAAGTATCCTGATAATCTGGATATTATGGACTGGTATGCCAAAGTCGTCCCTACACCTACGCCTTACAACCGCCCGGGAAGATCATTTAATTATTGCAACACAAATTACTGCGTGCTGGCCGCCATTGTTGAAAAAGTATCGGGCGAAAATTTCGGCACTTATCTGTATGACCAGATTTTTGCGCCCCTCGGCATGATGAACACATTCCTGGTAACCGACACGTCCAGTGCGGCTGTGCAATTCAGGACGGATGGACACCAGTTCGGGCGCAAACTGGAAAAGGATTATTACGACGATGTGGTCGGGGATAAAGGGCTTTATTCGACAACGGGTGACATTTATAGATTTTATAATGGGTTGACCCAAGGCTTATTATTAGACAAAAAACTCCTTGACGAAGCATTCAAACCTCGCAGTTTCGAGCGCGCCGGCATCCGGAATTATGGTTATGGCTTCCGTATGCATACGAAAGAGGACAACACACCACGCTTCATTTACCATGGCGGCTGGTGGAAAGGTTATAATACCATGCTGTGGGTTTGCCCGGAAGACGAAGCGGTGATCATTGTGCTTGGCAACTCCTACAACCGCTCCACTTACGACCTCAAAGAACTGCTCGAAGTGATCCACGGACCGGGCAAAGTGGAGGAGATTGAGAAAGACATCTAGCATTGTTTGAATTCGGCCGCGAATTCAGGATATTTGCCGAAACAAACGAATTCCCGCATCTATGCCCGATTCTGCATACTTTTTACCTGCTTGTCTGCTGTTGGGATTGCCATTCTTGGGTTTTCTTTTGCTCTGGCTAGCTGGAAAAAGTTTTAATAAAGCAGCAGGTTTCGCGGGAGCCTTCATAACTGCTGCCGGACTGATAATCAGTTTGTTATACGCAGATCCGCAATCATTACACGTCGTCAGTTTTCACTGGCTCACAATTGGCAGCACTTCCATTGACATTCCACTTCGTTTTGATGCATTAACCTGCATCATGCTCGTGATCGTGCACTTTGTCGCATTGCTTGTGCAGCTATATTCCACGGCTTACCTCCACGGCGACAATAATTTACATCGCTATTTCGCATTCATTCAGCTCTTTCTGTTTTCCATGATCGGCATTGTGCTTTCGGGCAGCTTGCTGGTAATGTATATTTTCTGGGAATTGGTGGGGCTTTCTTCTTATCTGCTCATCGGTTTTTGGTATTTCAAACCCAGGGCTGTTTGGGCTGCGCAAAAGGCGTTTGTGCTCAACCGGATCGGTGACGCAGCATTCCTGACGGGCATTTTAATGCTGTTTTACTATATTGGTTCTACCGACTTTGAGGTGCTCTCCCTCAAAATTGACTCAGTAAGTCCCGGAATCCTGACAGCCATTGGACTTTGCCTTTTCGGCGGCTGCATGGGAAAATCGGCGCAATTTCCGCTTTCGGGCTGGCTACCGGATGCAATGGAAGGTCCTACGCCCGTTTCCGCTCTTATCCACGCGGCCACAATGGTTGCTGCGGGGATTTTTTTATTGGCAAGAATCTCCTTTCTGCTCACATTCGATGCAAAGCTGGTTATCACGATAATTGGCACCATAACCATGCTTATCGGGGCTGTTAAGGCCACTCAGGTTTGGGATATCAAGCGCGTTTTGGCTTATTCCACGATGTCACAACTAGGATTAATGGTCATTGCAGTGGGTTTCGGGAGCTGGCAAACTGCCCTGTTCCACCTGGCCACGCATGCATTTTTCAAGGCTGGATTATTCCTTTCAGCCGGTTCGGTCATTCACGCCGTAACACCGGCCGACCTTGGTTCTGATTTTGATTTGCAGGATATGCGCACAATGGGCGGGCTGCGCAAAGCATTACCGGTCACATTCATTTGTTTTTCGGTATGTGCCGCAGCATTGGCCGGTTTGCCGTTTTTTTCAGGTTTTTTATCCAAAGACGCGATCATTACCGAAGGATTTCTTTGGGCAGGAGAATTGGGCGCACCGTTTTATATTTTCCCCATTGTTGTGATCCTTTCCGCGGGCCTGACAGCCTATTATATGACAAGGCAGATCTGGCTGGTGTTTTTTGGTCAAAACAGATTTGATGCCACACGCATTCACCCGCATGAATCGCCAGCCATTATGTGGCTTCCGATGGCGGTTTTGGCAATTCTGTCCGTTTTCATCTGGTTCTCCTGGAATCCTTTTGACGCAGCTGGCTGGTTTTTATCATTCATAGGACAACACTCAGAAGCGCATTTGGTCTGGGTGCCGGTTGTGGCCAGTTTGACAACTTTCGTTTCCATTTTCCTGGCTTACAGAGAAATTAGATCAGAAAACCCGTTCAGTATCAATACGGTAAATGCTGTTAATGCTCCTAATGCGCTGCAAAAACTGGTTTGGCTGAGGGACTATTCCAACACCCAATATTTCATCATTCCGTTTGCATTCATTACCAAATATTTGAAAATATTCGAAAAGCGCGTCATCGACTCGTTTGTTGACCGGCTTGCCAAAGTAAGCGTTGTCCTGGGTCACCTCATCGGCTGGTTCGATCGGTTTTTTGTGGATGGCGGGGTGAATCTGCTGGTCTTTTCGATTAAATCCGGCGGGCAGGCAGTCCGTAATTTACAAAATGGCAAGATCCAGTCTTATTTCATTGTGACTGCCATGGGCGTGTTTTTATTGATATTGTGGTTGGTAATCCTGTAAAACAACGCACCGGCCATGATTTTTAACTTAATGCTGAATGATTGATCATATACTGACATTACTAATTGCCATTCCATTGCTGGGCGCAGCCGCTGTGGCTGTATGGCCGGCCAAAAAACCCGAAAACTTCCGGATCATCGCATTGATTGCTCTGGCTTTGGAAGTCATCATTTCGGTGCTGTTATATATTTCTTTCGACAATCAAAATCCCGGTCACCAGCTCAGCGAAGTTACCGACTGGATCACCTTGCCGATCGGCGCATTGGGTGTGGTTTCGATCGATTATGCGCTTGCCGTGGACGGCATCAGCTTTCCGCTTGTGCTGCTGGCCGTGATCGTGCTTTTTGTAGGGGTGATCAGTTCGTGGAATGTTATTCAGAAATCCAGGGCGTATTTTGCATTGTATTTATTACTCACAGGCAGCGTAATCGGCTGTTTTCTGGCGCAGGACTTCTTCCTTTTTTACCTGTTTTTCGAATTCATGCTGCTGCCGATGTATTTTCTCATTGGCTTATGGGGAGGTCCGAGGCGTGAATATGCTGCATTGAAATTCTTTATTTACACATTCTTCGGATCATTACTCATTCTGATTGTAATGATCGCGCTGTACTTGTCGGTGATCGATCCGTTGGAAACGGCCAGAGTCGTAGGCATTTTAGGCCTGGAAGATCCGATTCATCCCGACCTTATTTTACAGGTGCAGCAATGGCTTATCGACGGCAAAATCGCGCCTGAGCAGCTCGTCCACACTTTCCGGTTCGCCTATCTCGCCGATCCCAACAACTACATTCCCGGCTCACTGCTCAGCACCGCTTCCGAATATCTGATCGGCAACATTCCATTGCGTCTGCTCGCATTCTGGTTCCTGTTCATTGGATTTGCGGTGAAATTGCCTGTCGTTCCCGTCCACACCTGGCTGCCCGATGCCCACGTGGAAGCACCAACGCCTATTTCGGTCGTGCTGGCTGGGATTCTTTTGAAAATCGGCGGTTACGGTTTTATCCGGATCGTGGATGGATTCTTCCCGTTCGAGGCGCAGTATAGTGCCGTTCCGTTGGCCATATTAGGCATGATTTCCATCATTTACGGTGGATTCAATGCGTTAGGACAAACCGATTTGAAGAAAATGATCGCCTATTCCTCGGTCTCTCACATGGGATTTGTATTACTCGGCATTGCCGCATTCACGGCCGAGGGCATTAATGGCGCCATTTACCAGATGGTCAGTCACGGCGTTCTTTCCGCAATGCTCTTTATCCTTACCGGCGTGGTTTACGACCGCACCCACGACCGCCGCATCGACCATTACCGCGGCCTCATCGCCGTCATGCCGCAGTACACCATTATCACCGGCATCGCGTTTTTTGCATCATTGGGACTTCCCGGATTCTCAGGTTTCGTAGGAGAACTTTTCACATTAATGGGCGCCTTCCAGTCCGATGCATTGCCAGTCTGGATTCCTGCACTATCGACATTAGGCATTGTACTAGCAGCAGCATATTTCCTCTGGACCTACCAACGCATGTTCTTCGGCGCATTCTGGTACAAAAACGGCAGCCTCCACGTCCTCTCCGACCTAACAAAAAGGGAAACAGCGATGCTGCTTCCCCTGGTTGTGTTGACTATTCTCTTGGGCCTTTTGCCCGGGATTCTATTTGATATGACCGGGCCTACGGTTGAGGCCTGGCTGGATGGTTTGCGGTAACCAAATCCTTAAAACCATAATATTTTGGGATTCAAATCCTTAAAAACTATAATAATTAAGGATTCAAATCCCTAAAAACCATAATAATTAAGGATTTGCGTGTTATTTCCCGAAAATCTGATCCAAGCTGAACCTCCCCTTCTTGGCCAGAGCCTGCAATGTTTGTTGTTGCTCGGGGGTGAGGACTTCTATGATTTCTTGTCTTTTTTCTTCGGCTAGTCGTTTGTGATCGCGGCGTTTCGCTTCGTCGTTTCTGGACAGTTTGCGGTCCATGCGGGCGTAGCGGCGGTCGATTTTCTTTAATTGTTTTTGCTGGCGTTTGCTGAGATTGAGCTCTTCGGCGAAGCGGTCGAGGTTCTTTTCGAGGCGACGGTTGTTGAGTTTGCTGTTGGTAACGGGCTCTTCGCTGCGGTAAGCTTCATCATTATCGTTGCCATTTCCGGTGTTGGAAGTGGCACAGCCGGTGAAAAACAGCGTTACGGCCACAAGGCCCAGCATTAATAATTTTTTCATGGGGTGAATGAATGGGTTGAAAATATTGATGCTTATAACGCAAGGCCGGAGCATTGATATATAATCCTGCACAAGACTTATATGTATTTTCAAATAAATGTAGTTTTGCCCGAAAGTATAAATAGTATTTTTTGCAATCTTTACAGTAAGTACCAGTATATTTTATTCCAAACTATGCCCTTTTTACCAAATTTTATTTCTCCTTACCCTTCTTTATCAAATGAAAGATAGTCCTGCGCCGCAGAGGTTGTTATCCCTGGATACATTGCGTGGTTTTGACATGTTTTGGATCTCAGGAGGCGAAGAAATCTTCGCAGTGCTCGCAAAAGTAACCGGCTGGTCCTGGGCGATTTTTATGGCGCATCAATTCACCCACCCCGACTGGAACGGTTTCCGCGCCTACGACCTGATCTTTCCTACATTTCTGTTCATGGCAGGTGTTTCCGCCCCATTTTCCCTGGGCAGCCGACTGGAAAAAGGCGTCCCGCCTTCGGAACTGATCAAAAAAGTTGTTCAGCGCGGACTGACACTGGTTTTACTGGGCGTCATTTACAACAATGGTTTATTTCAAACCGAATGGGAAAACATGCGGTACCCAAGCGTCCTGGCGCGGATCGGGCTTGCGGGAATGTTTGCTCAGATCATTTATTTATACACCGAAAAAAGGACGCGCTGGATCTGGTTCGCAGCTATTTTGATTGGTTACTATCTGTTTATGAAATTTTATCCGGTTCCGGGCTGCGGCGCGGGCTTGCTCACTATTGAATGCAATCCGGCCAGCTACATTGATAAAATGATCATTCCGGGACGGTTACACTTGACGATACACGATCCTGAGGGCCTGGTTTCTACCATTCCGGCCATTGCAACGGGGTTAATGGGAATTTTTGCGGGTGAGCTTTTGCGGACAAGTGAAGAAATTATTTCAAAAAACACGAAAGTCGTTTACCTGGTTTTTGCGGGCATTATCAGCCTGCTCGTATGCGTCGTTTGGGATTACTTTTTCCCGATTAACAAGAATCTGTGGACGAGTTCGTTCGTGCTTTGTGCCGGCGGGTTCAGTACATTGCTGCTGGCCTTGTTTTACTGGATCGTGGACGTGCTGAATTACCGTAAATGGACATTGTTCTTTGTCGTCATCGGGATGAATTCGATCGTGATTTACATGGTAGGAAGCTTTATCAACTTCAATTACACAGCCCAGGCACTTTTTGGCGGCATACTCAGTTACTTCCCCCACACCATCGAAGCCGTAGGAGAAGTCATCGCTTATATCATGGTTCAATGGGCATTTATGTATCTTTTGTTCCGGAATAAGCTATTTTTGAAGGTATAGGAATTAATTTTGAATGAGTGAATGACTGAATAAAATCACATTCAGTCATTCACTCATTCACTCATTCAACATTAAAAAATGTCCATCCAAGTCACCAACCTAACCAAACTCTACGGGACGCAGCGTGCGATTGATGGGATCTCTTTTAGTTTGAAGAAAGGAGAGATCGTTGGGTTCCTGGGACCGAACGGGGCGGGGAAATCGACGACGATGAAGATATTGACGGGCTACCTGAAAGCTTCGGAAGGATCGGCGAAAGTATCTGATTATGACGTGTCTGAGGAGCCAATGCCAGCGCGCAGGACAATAGGATATTTGCCAGAGCACAACCCGCTTTACCTTGATATGTATGTGAGCGAGTTCCTGCTATTTTCAGGAAAATTGTATGGCATGAAGTCCGCCGAATTGCGGACGCGGGTAGACGAGGTCATTGCCTTGTGCGGCCTCGAAGCAGAGAAGCGCAAGAAGATCGGGCAGCTTTCCAAAGGTTACCGGCAACGTGTGGGACTTGCGCAGTCATTTTTGCATAATCCGTCCGTGCTGATCCTCGACGAACCCACTACGGGCCTGGATCCCAATCAGATACAGGAAATTCGCGAAGTGATCCGTAATGCCGGGAAGGACAAAACGGTGCTTTTTTCAACCCACATTATGCAGGAAGTAGAAGCATTATGTGATCGGGTGATCATTATTAATAAAGGAAAAGTGGTGAGCGACAGCACATTAGATGCGCTTCGAAAAACGGGCGAATCGCTCGAAGAAATTTTCAGGAGCCTGACGCGCTGATGTTTGCTTTGCTATGAAATCGAAAGTCAGAATCCGCACGCATTAAATATTAGAATTGCATTAAAACAACTTTTTTTCGGATTTATTCCGACCGCAATTTGTTATTATTGTAACCTTTGATAAATTCATTTGAGCAGTGCAAAATTCAGGTAACCTAACATTCCCTCTTTAAAATCAGTAGTTCGGAGTATGAAAAATTGGTTGTTAAGCCGGTTTCGTTTAGTTGTAAGTGTGGTCGTTCTGGTCATTTTAACCTCAATGGTTTCCGTTGCCTGGAAGCGCATACGGTCTGTTGATGAGCCTGTTGTAGCATTGCCTGAAACAGTAAGACAGCCTGCTAAAAAAGTCAAAAAGAGACTGGATCCTGTGCTGGTGTTGCCAGAAAATGAGTGGGTAGACAGCACTTTAAAATCGCTGACGATTGAACAGAAAATAGGCCAGCTTTTCATGGTGGCCACATTCTCGAATCGCGACGAATCACATTATAAATACATTGACAGGCTGATCAGCGACTTCCATATCGGTGGACTGATCTTCTTCCAGGGCGGCCCGGTAGGACAAGCGCAGCTCACAAACCGCTATCAATCGCATTCCAACATTCCGTTATTTATCGGCATCGACGGTGAATGGGGCCTGGGTATGCGCCTCGACAGCACGATTTCTTTTCCAAAACAAATGGTGCTTGGCTCGATCCAGGACGACGCACTCGTTTACAGAATGGGCAGCGACATTGCCCGTCAATGCAGCCGTTTGGGCATACAGATCAATTTTGCGCCTGTTTCGGACATTAACAGCAATCCGGGCAACCCTGTGATCGGCATTCGTTCATTTGGCGAGGACCGCGATAATGTGACGCGCAAGGCGATTGCTTATATGAAAGGTTTGCAGCACAACAAGATCATTGCCACCGCCAAGCATTTCCCTGGCCACGGCGATACGGATGCGGATTCGCATTTTACATTGCCCGTTCTCACGCATTCCATAGACCAGCTTACCGAAACGGATCTTTATCCTTACCGCGCGATGATCGCGGACAGTCTGATGGGCGTTTTAAATGGTCATTTGTTCATTCCGGCATTGGATAGCACCCCAAATCTGGCCAGCTCGCTGTCTGACAAAGTGGTTACCGGTCTTTTGCGCAAGGATCTGGGCTTCCGCGGGTTGGTTTTTACGGACGCCATGAACATGCGCGGTGTTTTGAAAACCGGAAAGGCCGCAGAAGTGAATCTAAAAGCATTGATCGCCGGAAACGACATTCTCCTTTATCCAGAAAGCATTGCCGAAACCGTTGCCAAGATTAAAGACGCCATTGATTCCAAAAGGATCAGCGAAAAGATCATTGACGATAAGGTAAAACGCATTTTGCAGGCCAAATACTGGTCAGGATTGAGCCAGTACAAGCCCATTGACACCAATAATCTTCACGCTGACCTGAACACCGAAAAGAGCAAAGAACTCTATCGCGAACTTTGCGAGGCGTCGGTGACGGTTGTTAAAAATAACAATGATCTGCTGCCGATCGGCTCGGTAATGGATGATAAAATGGCTTCTGTAAGCATCGGGGATGGAAGCAGCGTGGCGTTCCAGAAAATGCTTTCGACTTACAAACCGATGCGTTCCTACACATTCTACGAAGGACCGACTTCACAGGCGCAGATCGCTGAAATGATTGGCTATTTGTCTAATTATAACACAGTAATCGTAGATGTGCACGGCATAACGTCTAATCCCAAAAGCAATTACGGCGTTACGACGGGGATGGTGGATTTTGTAAATCAATTGAAATTACAAAACAAAAAAGTGATCCTGTGCTTGTTCGGCACGCCTTACAGCATTCAGTTTTTCCCTGAAACCGATGCGCTGATCTGCGCAAGCCAGGATGGGAAGGATCAGCAGGAAATTGTGCCGCAAATCATTTTCGGCGCCTTAAAATCACAAGGCCGCCTTCCTGTTTCTGTACTTTCATACAAAGCGGGAAGCGGCGTTACCACGACTACCATCAACCGGATCGCCTTCGGAACGCCTGAAAGCGTGGGTATGGACGGCAGTTCGCTGAAACGGATCGATGAGCTGGCAACAGCGGCTGTGAATGACCATGTTTTTCCGGGGTGTGAGGTTTTGGTGTCAAGAAAAGGAAAGATCATTTATGACAAACAATTCGGCGCCCTAAGTTACCGCACACCAGACCGTGTGACTTCGGAGACCATTTACGACCTTGCCTCACTGACCAAAGTGTCGGCCACATTGCAGGCTGTTATGCTGCTTTACGACCGCAAACAAATCGATCTGGACCAAAAAGCATCCACTTATTTGCCTGAATTGATGGGCACCAACAAGCAGAATTTCACGGTCAGAGATTTGCTTTTGCACAGATCGGGCCTGGTTTCGTTTTATCCGCCGCTTTGGGACAGGACCAAAACCAGTGCAGGCGGCCTGCTTCCCGAATATTATAGTTCCAAAGCGGACACATCCTATTATCTGCAAGTTGCCCCAAAGCTTTTTGCCAAAGGCGCAATGCGTGATTCGGTTTGGAAATGGGTGGTGGAATCGCCGATGAACAATCGCAAAGACAGGTCGGGAAGTTACGGTTATCTGTACAGCGATCTTGGCTTCCTGACATTGCAGAAGATCGTTGAAAAAGTGACCGGTCAGCCGCTCGACATTTTTGTTTCGGCCAACATTTATGAACCGTTGGGCCTGGCTTATCTGGGTTTCAATCCGCTGCGCCGTTTTTCCGAAAAACAAATTGCGCCTACCGAGCAGGATTACCGTTTTCGTAACCAGCTTTTGCAGGGAACTGTGCACGACCAGATGTCGGCCATTGTGGGCGGCGTTGCGGGACATGCGGGACTTTTCGGCACGGCGCGTGACCTTGCTATCTTGTTCCAGATGAACCTTTGGAAGGGAAATTATGCGGGACGCAGATATTTCGAGAATGCGACCGTTCCGCTTTTTTCAAGGGTTTATGACGAATCCCACCACCGCGGCCTGGGCTGGGACAAAGCACCGAATGATGGAAACAGTTCTTACGTATCTCCACAGGCGTCTGTGAATTCATTCGGTCACA of Dyadobacter chenhuakuii contains these proteins:
- a CDS encoding ATP-binding cassette domain-containing protein, which produces MSIQVTNLTKLYGTQRAIDGISFSLKKGEIVGFLGPNGAGKSTTMKILTGYLKASEGSAKVSDYDVSEEPMPARRTIGYLPEHNPLYLDMYVSEFLLFSGKLYGMKSAELRTRVDEVIALCGLEAEKRKKIGQLSKGYRQRVGLAQSFLHNPSVLILDEPTTGLDPNQIQEIREVIRNAGKDKTVLFSTHIMQEVEALCDRVIIINKGKVVSDSTLDALRKTGESLEEIFRSLTR
- a CDS encoding glycoside hydrolase family 3 N-terminal domain-containing protein, with protein sequence MKNWLLSRFRLVVSVVVLVILTSMVSVAWKRIRSVDEPVVALPETVRQPAKKVKKRLDPVLVLPENEWVDSTLKSLTIEQKIGQLFMVATFSNRDESHYKYIDRLISDFHIGGLIFFQGGPVGQAQLTNRYQSHSNIPLFIGIDGEWGLGMRLDSTISFPKQMVLGSIQDDALVYRMGSDIARQCSRLGIQINFAPVSDINSNPGNPVIGIRSFGEDRDNVTRKAIAYMKGLQHNKIIATAKHFPGHGDTDADSHFTLPVLTHSIDQLTETDLYPYRAMIADSLMGVLNGHLFIPALDSTPNLASSLSDKVVTGLLRKDLGFRGLVFTDAMNMRGVLKTGKAAEVNLKALIAGNDILLYPESIAETVAKIKDAIDSKRISEKIIDDKVKRILQAKYWSGLSQYKPIDTNNLHADLNTEKSKELYRELCEASVTVVKNNNDLLPIGSVMDDKMASVSIGDGSSVAFQKMLSTYKPMRSYTFYEGPTSQAQIAEMIGYLSNYNTVIVDVHGITSNPKSNYGVTTGMVDFVNQLKLQNKKVILCLFGTPYSIQFFPETDALICASQDGKDQQEIVPQIIFGALKSQGRLPVSVLSYKAGSGVTTTTINRIAFGTPESVGMDGSSLKRIDELATAAVNDHVFPGCEVLVSRKGKIIYDKQFGALSYRTPDRVTSETIYDLASLTKVSATLQAVMLLYDRKQIDLDQKASTYLPELMGTNKQNFTVRDLLLHRSGLVSFYPPLWDRTKTSAGGLLPEYYSSKADTSYYLQVAPKLFAKGAMRDSVWKWVVESPMNNRKDRSGSYGYLYSDLGFLTLQKIVEKVTGQPLDIFVSANIYEPLGLAYLGFNPLRRFSEKQIAPTEQDYRFRNQLLQGTVHDQMSAIVGGVAGHAGLFGTARDLAILFQMNLWKGNYAGRRYFENATVPLFSRVYDESHHRGLGWDKAPNDGNSSYVSPQASVNSFGHTGFTGTMVWIDPEEDLVFIFLSNRVNPDPENTAITTQRTRRKIQDVVYSSLIERKSELP
- a CDS encoding serine hydrolase domain-containing protein → MKINGLKPMLKKVQPKVWWAALAVLVILVISWGLVRKKKSGPEEILVDGKMVSKLDPVPVKNPDAATAAKIAKIEDIFRRKKRAGFNGNVLIVQKGQVLYQDSFGFAHLKKKDTLTSDSRFQLASLSKPFTAIAVLKLVQEGRVSLDDSVQRFFPDFPYHGVKVDMLLSHRSGLPNYIYSFDDSVRHGKKYPDNLDIMDWYAKVVPTPTPYNRPGRSFNYCNTNYCVLAAIVEKVSGENFGTYLYDQIFAPLGMMNTFLVTDTSSAAVQFRTDGHQFGRKLEKDYYDDVVGDKGLYSTTGDIYRFYNGLTQGLLLDKKLLDEAFKPRSFERAGIRNYGYGFRMHTKEDNTPRFIYHGGWWKGYNTMLWVCPEDEAVIIVLGNSYNRSTYDLKELLEVIHGPGKVEEIEKDI
- a CDS encoding complex I subunit 4 family protein translates to MIDHILTLLIAIPLLGAAAVAVWPAKKPENFRIIALIALALEVIISVLLYISFDNQNPGHQLSEVTDWITLPIGALGVVSIDYALAVDGISFPLVLLAVIVLFVGVISSWNVIQKSRAYFALYLLLTGSVIGCFLAQDFFLFYLFFEFMLLPMYFLIGLWGGPRREYAALKFFIYTFFGSLLILIVMIALYLSVIDPLETARVVGILGLEDPIHPDLILQVQQWLIDGKIAPEQLVHTFRFAYLADPNNYIPGSLLSTASEYLIGNIPLRLLAFWFLFIGFAVKLPVVPVHTWLPDAHVEAPTPISVVLAGILLKIGGYGFIRIVDGFFPFEAQYSAVPLAILGMISIIYGGFNALGQTDLKKMIAYSSVSHMGFVLLGIAAFTAEGINGAIYQMVSHGVLSAMLFILTGVVYDRTHDRRIDHYRGLIAVMPQYTIITGIAFFASLGLPGFSGFVGELFTLMGAFQSDALPVWIPALSTLGIVLAAAYFLWTYQRMFFGAFWYKNGSLHVLSDLTKRETAMLLPLVVLTILLGLLPGILFDMTGPTVEAWLDGLR
- the nuoL gene encoding NADH-quinone oxidoreductase subunit L, with protein sequence MPDSAYFLPACLLLGLPFLGFLLLWLAGKSFNKAAGFAGAFITAAGLIISLLYADPQSLHVVSFHWLTIGSTSIDIPLRFDALTCIMLVIVHFVALLVQLYSTAYLHGDNNLHRYFAFIQLFLFSMIGIVLSGSLLVMYIFWELVGLSSYLLIGFWYFKPRAVWAAQKAFVLNRIGDAAFLTGILMLFYYIGSTDFEVLSLKIDSVSPGILTAIGLCLFGGCMGKSAQFPLSGWLPDAMEGPTPVSALIHAATMVAAGIFLLARISFLLTFDAKLVITIIGTITMLIGAVKATQVWDIKRVLAYSTMSQLGLMVIAVGFGSWQTALFHLATHAFFKAGLFLSAGSVIHAVTPADLGSDFDLQDMRTMGGLRKALPVTFICFSVCAAALAGLPFFSGFLSKDAIITEGFLWAGELGAPFYIFPIVVILSAGLTAYYMTRQIWLVFFGQNRFDATRIHPHESPAIMWLPMAVLAILSVFIWFSWNPFDAAGWFLSFIGQHSEAHLVWVPVVASLTTFVSIFLAYREIRSENPFSINTVNAVNAPNALQKLVWLRDYSNTQYFIIPFAFITKYLKIFEKRVIDSFVDRLAKVSVVLGHLIGWFDRFFVDGGVNLLVFSIKSGGQAVRNLQNGKIQSYFIVTAMGVFLLILWLVIL
- a CDS encoding acyltransferase family protein is translated as MKDSPAPQRLLSLDTLRGFDMFWISGGEEIFAVLAKVTGWSWAIFMAHQFTHPDWNGFRAYDLIFPTFLFMAGVSAPFSLGSRLEKGVPPSELIKKVVQRGLTLVLLGVIYNNGLFQTEWENMRYPSVLARIGLAGMFAQIIYLYTEKRTRWIWFAAILIGYYLFMKFYPVPGCGAGLLTIECNPASYIDKMIIPGRLHLTIHDPEGLVSTIPAIATGLMGIFAGELLRTSEEIISKNTKVVYLVFAGIISLLVCVVWDYFFPINKNLWTSSFVLCAGGFSTLLLALFYWIVDVLNYRKWTLFFVVIGMNSIVIYMVGSFINFNYTAQALFGGILSYFPHTIEAVGEVIAYIMVQWAFMYLLFRNKLFLKV